ttcaCATAGAAaaagtgcatacagtatatagtttTTGTTAAATAGTTTTATATAGACTATTGTATAAGTTTCCTTTAAATTTAGATTTAAGAATACATGTTTAAGTTTTCTTTAAACATGGATTTagttactatttttttttttaaacataagtTTTCATTCTTTTAGTTTAGATAAGTTTCCTTTCTTTGACCCCCTTAAAACAAAtattgtatatgtttgtattgtcatgttactgctttggcaacactattttctgagtcatgccaataaagcacatttgaatttgaatttgaatttgagagagagcaagagagggagagagagagagaaagagagagagcaagagagggaggagagagagagaggagagagagagagagagagcgaaagagagagagagacccaccaTTCATGCCTCACAGCCCCATCCTCCCCCCTCCATTATGCCACAGCAGGTCCCTCTCTCCTGCATTGCTGGCCCCTTGCCCCCTGCAGGGGGAGCACATCACTGCGCTCCACTGTAGCATCGTAACGCTGCCATTAACCTTTAACCCGCTGGCCTTTGAGCGGAACTCGGCCAAAGCGCCCGTAAAGAGAGAAGGTCAGTAAAAGCCCCAGTGCTGGTCATGATTAAACCATCATCACTCACAGCCACTGGACTTCTGCAGTGAGACTCTTCAGAgattacagagaaagagagatgagtaaTGTTTCATGGAGAAGAAACGACGCATGCCTTTGGAAGAGAAGAGAGCGCATTCACTGTGCAAACTTAAAAGAGACTGGCTAATTGGGATAGACAAATCTCTTGCCATTTGATTGGGTTACGCGGATATGCCAGCATGACTGCGAGAAATAGCTCGGTTCAGGCAAAACACTTTCTTCTCAATTCCTTCAAACATGCAGAGGACCACAAACACCAACCCTGTGTCAATGTCTTGCTGTAACAAAGTTAGCCGAGATCAGAAACTATTTTTCATTTGTAAATGTTACGCACATCAAATAGCCTACTTGACAGTGTCTCTTTGGCAACTGCATGTGAAGACTTGAGAGACTACTCCAGAGACATTCAACAAAATAGCAATGTCTTGTAGAGCTTCATGGGAAACTCAAGCCCATGCCAGGACTTCTACCATGGACTCAAGCAGTCATTGAAGTTGTTTCTCTCAAGTTCAAGTACTTTCCGCTACTGTGTCTTACAAAGAGCCCACAGTTTAAAGGGAATCCAAAAGCTCCAGAAAAGAAGAAGTGAAACACTAAGCAGACCTGGGAAAGCAGATCTGCAAAACGGAGGAAGAAGGGATTAGCATTGTGCTAGCGACGCCACATGAGTAGCCTACCATCCTTATCTCATTCATCCTGCCTTACAAACCACCACTCCCTGGACAACTCGAATGGATCGCCATTGAGGTTGTTGTGAGAGAATGCTTGAGGTTGTTGGCACCTGGGTGGTTTTCTTCTCCCTGTTACATCAGAGTCTTTCTACCTACCTGTTGTGGACAGCGTCTAGAACGAGTGAGTATTTGGAACAGTGGTGAGATGCCCAGGCAGGATTACAACGGGGTTAGGAGGGTACTCTCTGCATTTAGTCTGAGCTCCATTAGAACAAATGGGACACACtcacagccatacacacagaaagtgaaagaACGTAGCACCAGATAAAAGGGCAACGCCAGAAACAGACATAACAAAGCATATCTCTGTTAAGGAGGCAGAAAAAGGTAGAAGtctcaaaaagaaaacaacaaggacACTGCGTAGACCTCATATCCATGTCAAGGCCCAATAGCTATCTTTAATGCTACAACCTCCATTGTTAGCAAAAGCCAACCTAATTGAGTTCCTATCCACAGGACTCAATCCCACAGTTTTCTCAGGCATCAAAGTTTGCCACCCAGCTCCCCTACACCATTTCccgttgaatttccccttggggatcaagaaagaaagaaagaaagaaagaaagaaagaaagaatgtatgtatctatctatctatctatccacccatcaccaccacataCCTCTACATCCCTTTGCTCTCTCATCTTGGCTTTACTTCATTCATCTGTATTAGCTTGGCCGCCACATTGTGCAGGGTTGCCGAACTGTGTGAAATTCCAAGTCCACGCCAACAATATGACATGGGAGACCCCCCCTCTTTCacttgtctctctcacacactctcgaACACTCTCTCaagcactcaaacacacaatttCTTTCACTCCCactcctttctgtctctctctcacacccccccccttacacacacacacacacacacacacacacacacacacacacacacacagtgtgcatcTGTGAGATGGGAGATGTGCCCTTCCCCCTGACCAGACCCTGCTGGCCACAGGCTCCAGTCCTTGCACCAGCTCAATCCATCTACTGGGGGCTTAGCTATGAAAGAgcagccccccctccctcccccacacCACCATCCCCTCCCTGATAGCAGCCAGCACATAACAAATCAGTCACTGCTTGAGCAAAAACAGGGGATTTCCAAGATCCCCCTTCACCCGCCTCTGAACTGGGCAGAATACAACAAAGCAAACCcgaatcagagagagaaaaacaagagagagaggagtggtatGAGAGGAATCGAGGatctaaaaaagaaaagatgtaAAGACTAACTTAaacagacaagagagagagagcaagcgagcgagagagagagagagagagagagagagagagagagagagagagagagagagagagagagagagagaggagagagagagagagagagagagagagagagagagagagagagagagagaggagagagagagaagaagaaagctgAAACTGTGAAACAAATGGCACGGGTGTGTTCAAGGACCTAAAAACCAGAAAGACGAAGGCTAATTTCAGCGGAACATTAATTAGGACAATGAGGGCCAATTACAGTGGAAAGTGGCACAGTAGAGAGGCTTCCTCTTTCACTGCTGATGAAAACTATGCAGCATGGCACCCTGGAGCCCACACTCCACAGCGTGTGGAAATGAGCCTGAATATTAaccagagccagagagagagatagagagatggagagagagagatacacaagaCAACATCtacataaataagtaaataagtgaATGACAATGTTGGAGTTGTCTTGTACAGCTGTCTACAGATCAGGGGTTGTTCTAGCCTTCTACACCTCTGTTTGTTTTGTACACTTCAAACAGAAGACACACATCACTACCCTCatgcgagaaagagagagagagtgagagagatagagggagggagatagagagggagaacatAGCTGGATGGaagtgagagcaagagagaggaaagacagaaagaggcaGGGCCAGAAAGGCAAATGAGTCCAGAGAGATCCCAtcagggcaggagagagagagggagacaagtggaaaaagagggagagtgagagagggagggagagagagcgataccATCGGTGCATAGCTGTGGGAGTGAGGGTACAGACAGATCGACTCCAGAATTCCCCAAACGTTCTCAGAGACTCCATCGgcactctctcgttctctccacagaaacagaaagagagagagggagaaaaaaaccaGCCTGTTCTGCTGACTGAGTGACAGCAAGCATGGAGTCTCAGAGGAAACCGTGGGGGTTTTCTAGGCCTCCTGCTCCCCCAAGGAGGCTTCCCGGCATGCTCTCTGATGATGTCAGAGGCGGAGATGGGTTCGctttcccacacacatgcacacacacacacaactgttctttacaacatgactcacacacaaccccctcttcctcacacacatacacatacgcacacaaacaaacaagcaggcACGCTTGCTCCCTGACAATTCCCCGACTGCTTCCTCAAGCTTCTCGTATTTGGGCTTCGTCCGTCAGTCCGTCAACCTGGCACTGTGTTTACAGGTGAGCAGGTGAAGACAGGACTGAAGAGAGACCACGAGATTGACCCTGAAGATGACGTTCTTAcagctctgccacacacacaatcattagaACTCCAATACACACCGGTgcaaaaacaaactaatcatagaaactcacacacacacacatacagaaactcAACTTCCTCAACCTCCCCATGCCAAATCAAATTACCCCTTGAAGCCACCCACTACGAGGTTCTTAATGGTGGTGGGTGGGTTGTGGAAAATCAAATAGAAATGGCCGTTTGCGTAACTAGGGAGCTACAACCGCAGCAGAGGTGAAGCTGTGGTAAAAGGAAACTCGCCATGGACCGTGACAATCACAACCATTTCACTGATAACACAGCAAACAAGCCGTCTACAGATTCTAGAGTGAAATTTTCCATTATGATGGCAACCGCTATGAATGTGAAATGTACAGCTCCCGCTCACTGGTTAATAGTAGGGCTGAAAGATTACCGATAATCGATTTTTAATCGAAATGGGAACTTTTAGCCATTAGTTAATCGGGAGGGCTGCAATTAAGTTGTAAGTTGTACAGCTTACAACTCTCTCCCCCAATGGTTAATCTTGTCCCATGATGATTTTTGAAATCCATCTCATCCGCCAATGAGCCATTTCCCCAAATTGTACAGCCCTAGTTTAGGGGGTGAGGGGAAAGAGATTAGGGGGGAAAAAGGTTGGCAAACATGGTCATgtttcaaaaatgaaaaaaaaaaaaaaaaatcagaagcGAACAGACAAAAAGTCGCCATGATGTGGAGTATGCATTGTTCGGTTCAAGGACTCACCGAGCTGGGCCACCAGAACCTGGACCGGGTTGGAGGTCATCTCTGCGGCCTGGTACCACTTGCTGCTGCTCTGGGGCAGCCAGGCCCGCACACGGCAGGAGTACCAGCCCGAGTTGGACCGCTCCACCTTCGGCGCGACGAGTCGAAAGTCTCCCGGCGCCACCCGCGACAGAGCCAGCTGGGCCGAGCCTCCGGTGACCGTCCCGTCCCGGTCCATGCGGACTACAACCTGTGGGCTGGCGGACGCGTCTGACCCCATGAGCCACTCCACCTCCAGACCAAGGGAGGCCAGGTCGCCAGCCACGGAGCAGGTGAGGTTGAGGGTGTCCTCCATGTTTAAGGTGGTGTTCTTCTCCACAGTGACCTGGAGAGAATTGGCTGGAGGAGGGGACATGAAGATAGAAGTGTTAGACATgaagggcatgtgtgtgtgtgtgtgtgtgtgtgtgtgtgtgtgtgtgtgtgtgtgtgtgtgtgtgtgtgtgtgtgtgtgtgtgtgagagagagagagagagagagagagagagagagagagagagagagagtgagtgtgtgtgtgtgtgtgtgtgtgtgtgtgtgtgtgagagagagagagtgtgtagtaCAACTGAGTGGAAGAGCGCAATTACTCTGTCTGTAAATGGCTTACATAAAGATAATATGAAAACATTACACTAGTCTGACAACCAATATGATGCCTGGCAATAATATTTGCAATAATATTGGATGTTGGGCCAGAAAAGAACCCAGATAAAAAACCTGAGTCTGAGAAGCAAGACTGGATCTGTTAGAAATGGCAAATGAAGGTCACAGCTCTAGTAGGCAAACTCCTGAGGATTTACCAGCTACTGTTACACATGCAGTTTAATGGAACAATGGGCCCTGAACCGACAACTCAGACAAGCGTCTCAGCCACACAGGAGCGGGCACACTGGACAAATCTGGCCCTGCTTCTGTGCTAACAGGACAGACGCCTCTCCTTGTCCACTTTCTGCCCTCAAGTCAAGAGCCCCGTGAGAagtcaaagaaagaaagaagaaagaaaaaaagactagAATGAGCAGAAATGAGAAATGAGAGAATTCATTTTGTATCAGATACGCATAACTGTGAAGGTCAACATCTagaaaaaataacatttgacAATCTTTCTGATAAAGCCTTTGTTTTCAAGGTCTGCCTTTGCATAAAGCCATCTCTGGCCTGAGGAGAAAAGGCCAGACATTTCTGAAATGAGTCTCACTCATCCTCTGACTAAGAGCTGAAATGAGTCTCACTCATCCTCTGACTAAGAGCTGGGCCATAGGAAGAAAGTGAAAGGGAATTTCTAAacatctctttttctttcatttccacGTTCGCGCTGATTGATGTTCTTATCTGTTTGAACTTCTCTACTGCACACCCCATTAAAACAATGGATAAATTAATCAACTGTCTAGCTTCCAGAACATTGCATCCAACCGCAGGCCTGAGTCAGTGTTCACTCACTTCCTCAGAGCAAAATGTAGGAAGGCCAAAACCAATGGGCCCAACACAGGATATGATCCTTTTGCTAGTCATAGCTGGGAATGCCTGTGTCATTAAGATATGGATGCATTATAGCAAGAGACCATTTCAGTAATGTACTAATCTTGCATACACAAAACTGAGAGTGCATAATgcataaacaaaaaacaaactgaGAGTGCCCCCTGAGTAGTGTGTAGTTTAGTGACCATTCAGTGTGGGACTGTgtggagcgcacacacacacacacacacacacacacatacacacacacacacacacacacacagcggttcTATAGACATCAGTAATATGTGCCATGGTGGTCTCTCTGGCTTGATCTCTAAGTGAGCGCTGCTGTTCCCTCACACCAAAACACATATGGGTGCAATTTTGTGGTAAGTGGCCATTTACTGCCAGCCCCACGGAGGTCATGcaatcatttgtttgtttgcttgcttaCTTACTCTCGGATAAGTGTTTAATCAGTGAGCTAGGCAACTTGACCTCTTAAGACAACAAAATATAAACAAAACCCCCTCTTAAGAATGACTAAGAGGTCTAAAATAACTTCCTGGCAGTTTTGCAGACCGCTCGCAAGCAGGCACAGAGGTTTAGTTTGATCTACTCTGCACTTTTATCCAGTTCATGACCCTCACACTGTAAGGAATTTACTATTTCTGATAATCATGTGAGCAAGCACCACTTCAGGGGAAAAATAGCTTTCTAAACAGCATTAAAAACagctttctttaaaaaaaacaaaaaaagctttTATTTAATTCAGTTTCTCCTGGTCTGTGGCTGGTACAATGGCATTTGATCTGAACTCTTTGGGATTAAAATACTTCTGATTCAGATTAGGTTTAATAGAATTGAGTGGCAATAGAGAGACATGTGATGCGTTGTTGAACTCTCTCCTGGCGCATGGAGCTATATGGATATATATGGAGATATATATGGTTGTATGGAGATATATATGGAGATATATGGTTGTATGGAGATATATATGGATATATATGGAGATATATGGATATATATGGTTGTATGGAGAATAATATTGTCAAAGTAATCGAATGCCGAAAGTGGAGTGCCCCTCACTGATGTCGGCACTGGTCTCTGCAACGCTTAAGAAAAATGTATAGAATAAAGTGTTGGAGATCTGGTACATTTGAGCCACCTCTGGGCCATGTCAGGGCCAGATCGGTCTTGACCCCGCCAATTTGGAATGGGACAGTTAAGACTGTTCCAAGTTCTGGCCTTTCAGACCCATTTCAATGGTATGAACTGATCTGATGTGAGCCAAGTGGTCAGATCAGATGAATTTTGCCAGGTCATTTTGCATTATGTTTGGCCGGGCCAAATCAGTTCTGGAAGCTTAGACTTAAACGGAAACAGACAGATTTCTTTCAATTCCAAATCTGTGCCACATTGACTCCAATGGCATGAATCAAGTGGAATTGTGCCAAATCTGaagttgctgtgctgtgctttgaAACAGGTTTTTCTAACCAGCTATAAACCTCACTTCCCAGCACCCTATTAGCCACTTTGCTAGCATTCCTGCCTCCCATTCCCAAGGAGTCTGACACTAGGGATTGTGCTTGCCAACGCAATGCAGAATTTGCTCATACGTGGGATAAATCAGGGTCAGAGCCATTCTGAATGGCAGCTAGCACGAATGACATGAATCAGTTGTACACACTCACGCTGAAATATCCACCGTTAGTGAGTGCTCCATCAGGGCTGAATCCGTCCTGGCCTGATTCTGATCTCATAGGCTCCTGGGCCTGCCAGTGCAGAACTGCCAGTCCCTGTCAGCATACCTCACGCCTGTGTCACCAGGGGAAGGGCCCGGCAGGACGCGGCATGGAGTGTGAGGTGTGGCTCTGCAGGCTTTATCTCCACTGAAACCTACCAGCAGCTTTTCCTGACTACAATATCTCATCACAAGCCTCAGTGACCAGGAATATGGGCGTTATGGCTAAATGAGAACCTATTGAGGTATGACTAAGCTTTGCGTTAGCTTCCTGAAGTGTTGGGTGAATGAATAAAGACACCGACCACAAATCGTGTTACTGCTAAGAGAGGGCTGATTAATCAATGACTAAGCTTTGCATTATTATCCAGAACCGTTGGGTGCATGTGCAGACATATACTCACGAACATACAAAGACAGGCGTGTCTGACGGGGAAATGCCTCATGATCTTTGGCCTTTgtccaaacacatacacacctgtagGTTTGACGGTGACAGTGCCCATCTCCTCACTCTTCTCCAGAATCTTGTCCAGGGAGCCTCCGGCCTGCCTCACCCATTCTCTGGCCGTGCACACGTACTTCCCCTGGTCCTCTGGCCGGGCCCCAGACAGAACCAGCCCGTAGAACCCACCTCCACGCAGGTCCAATCGGAGCCCGCCGTCCGCATAGCGCTGGGCAGACCCAGTGGCCACCGTGACCTTGTCCTCAGGGCCGAAGGTCAGGATCTCCGACGCTGGCGAGCCACCCTTCTTGTGGGACCACGTGACGGACAGGGAGGTGTGCTCGGTGAACGCTCTGGTGGTGTTGCAGTGAAGCTCCAGCTGGTCCCCTTCAGACACCACAGGCTTTGGGATTGACGGCGCCACCCTCAGGCTGTCCCCTATCACTGTAATCAGAGAACGCAGATGTTAAAAAGCTGTTACTAAAATACAGCTACATATAAAATAGAGATCCACATCATAAAATAAGGTGATCCACATCATAAAATAAGGTGACAATGACATGGTAAATTGAAAATTACATACTAGTAACAtccaaaaaaatgaatgaagtATATATAGGTGAAGAGATTACAGAAAAGGAGGAAGTGAGATAACGGGGCCAGTTGTCTGAGTCCCACCAATGAGCAAAAGACCAGCAGACCGCCAGATCTGCCTCCAGTGGCTGACAGCTGCCCACTGGCCTTCTGCCAGCTGGGCCATGATGACCAATGTAACCTAATCGTATTATGACAAAGagtcatttaaaatcaaaccaCACCACATATCTACTGCAGAATGGCCAAGACCCCAGTAGCCACAAACTTCCTATTCCTATAACAAGGCCCATTCTAATGGGATGAGAAGGAATCTAGCATTGCACATTCTAATGGAAAAAGAGTTCTgttggggagagaaagagaagagaagagaagagaagagaagagaagagaagagcaaaTATTCACTTCTAAACTGTTGATTTCAAATTGACAGTGGCCTTTGGGGTTCACTAGCAAGATGGTGTATTTCAACAGAAAAGGAAGTGTCTCTATTTGAGCTCTATGACTCCACAGAGCACCAAGACGCCAGAGGGGCATTTTATATGAGGCCTACTAACAGGATATTACCATGGCAGCTAATCACCAACTAATCATGGCATGCATAACACACATCTCCTCCcccccattacacacacacacacacataccaaaagGAGATTAAGGTAGATATGAATCATGTTATTGACTGttccactgtttgtgtgtgtgtgtgtgtgtgtgtgtgtatatgtgtacaagGCTCTTCCGGGAACCTCCCCATAATTCCTGTGATTTGCAGATAACTGTGACGGTAAGACAGAGAAGACAGCGATGACCAGAGACCTCACACCCAGCAGCGATGACCAGAGACCTCACACCCAGCAGCGATGACCAGAGACCTCACACCCAGCAGCGATGACCAGAGACCTCACACCCAGCAGCGATGACCAGAGACCTCACACCCAGCAGCGATGACCAGAGACCTCACACCCAGCAGCGATGACCAGAGACCTCACACCCAGCAGCGATGACCAGAGACCTCACACCCAGCAGCGATGACCAGAGACCTCACACCCAGCAGTTATTGTGATACTTCCCTAAACAATGAAGCCACTTCCTTCACTACATCTGAGAGAGTCTGAATGGAGAGGACACCCAGAAAGAGCTGAAGCCTGAAGTGACGTCCCTTCAAACTGGACGTCCACAAAACACTCCCACAACACTCTTCTAGAAAATTAATTGGAGTCTTTCCATGTAAAAACGAAATGCTGGTGTGTTTTATAACACAGTAGATGTGCTTCTTGTTTGGTTACTTTTTTGATCATTTCAAGCAATAAAACCACCCACTGATGATGCAGAGGAAGGCGTTTAAAAATTGCTTAAGGTTCAGAACAACCTGAAATAACCTCATCCTTCGGGAATCCGAAACTAAGGGAGCCTGTAGAAAGGAGGGTGTGTGTTGAGCTGGGAGGCAGttgggagaagtgtgtgtgtgtgtgtgtgtgtgtgtgtgtgtgtgtgtgtgtgtgagaaagtgagaaagagagatagaaggtgtgcatgcgtgtaggACCTCAGACACTAGAAATACTGGAGGAATTTGTCATAGAAGAGATGAATAGTTTTATCCAGTCTTCATTGGCACAGCACCACAGGTTGAGGAGTTCAAGAGTTTCCTACCACAGCCTGTCCCCATTCCCTGCAGCCTAACTCCATTTGCCCAACAGCAGAGATGCTGACTGATGAGTGGCAACAGAGACATAACATGGCCATGTAGACTAATAGGGTTGGTGTTTATCGCCAGTTTCTAAAGTTGTGATAAAACATACATCCCAACTCTCCTCCTAATTTCTGCAGAGTTCAGGCTTACCTTTGAGCGCCACATCTGCAAAGTAGTTCCCTTTGACCGTCGTGTCCGTGCTGGGAGTACTGCACCGATAGGTGGCACTGTCTGTGGCTCGAACTTTCTTGATTTTCAGCTCGACAGACGAGTCGCTGAGCTTCTTGATGCTAATGTCGCCACTGGAGACGCGGTCCCTCAAGAGGGTGTCGGGATACGCGCTGTCGAACGTTGACACAACCTGTAACTCCTTCCCCGCTTGCAGCATGGTCCACTCAAAGTCCTGATCTCTGGGACCCTCATAGTCGGATACGTCGCAGCGAAGGGACACAGCCTGGCCCTCAACACGGACCAAAGGGCCGACCGGAACTTTCACAACCCTGCCCTCACATAGAGctagagaacgagagagagaaagagagagagagagagagagagagagagagatttactaACATTGAAGAagtttggggaaaaaaaaactgttcaaGCTGTACATTGATTCATGGAATAATCACACTTTTGAGACAAAATGAATTGACATAGAGCTACGAAGGAAGTCAAACATCTGATCAACACAGCATTTAGACGATGGACATTCTtcatcatcacatcacatcactgaAAGCAAACTCTTTGCTGTCAGCCAACCGACTGGGCTCGACCACCAGAGCTGAGTCATCAAAACACtgttcccttcctctcccctcgTGTCTATCGCTCTCCCAACGCGCCATACGTTACCGTGACGACAACACAGATGCATCAGTCAAGCATCAGAGGAGAGTGCTGCTCAGAGAGACAGTCACCGAGAGTGCAGACAATTCTGTCATGAGCTCACAATTAGCCTCATCTGTTGTACTAGCCTGGGCCAGAGGGCCAGCATAGGTCtccttctgcacacacacacacagccacaaacaTGATTAACTTAGAAGGCAAAAGATAATACACAAAATCCTACCTGACAAAGTGCTCAGGAGTCTGAAGTATTGCATGACATTAACTCTACACAATTatcctggctggctggcatacacacacatacatgaactAGATTGCAATCCCTAAACAAATACTTAATAAGAACAGGAGCAGAGATTAACACAATGACAGACACCAATGCATGGCATTCTGACCACTCTCACCTTTTATGGTAAAATGGATCTTAAGTGTCCCTATTAGGGGACAGCTGATCTAGCGTACTGCCAAGAGAGCTCTTAGCCATACAAGATGAC
The sequence above is a segment of the Alosa sapidissima isolate fAloSap1 chromosome 2, fAloSap1.pri, whole genome shotgun sequence genome. Coding sequences within it:
- the LOC121686496 gene encoding prostaglandin F2 receptor negative regulator-like translates to MEEIFASFIVLATLALCEGRVVKVPVGPLVRVEGQAVSLRCDVSDYEGPRDQDFEWTMLQAGKELQVVSTFDSAYPDTLLRDRVSSGDISIKKLSDSSVELKIKKVRATDSATYRCSTPSTDTTVKGNYFADVALKVIGDSLRVAPSIPKPVVSEGDQLELHCNTTRAFTEHTSLSVTWSHKKGGSPASEILTFGPEDKVTVATGSAQRYADGGLRLDLRGGGFYGLVLSGARPEDQGKYVCTAREWVRQAGGSLDKILEKSEEMGTVTVKPTANSLQVTVEKNTTLNMEDTLNLTCSVAGDLASLGLEVEWLMGSDASASPQVVVRMDRDGTVTGGSAQLALSRVAPGDFRLVAPKVERSNSGWYSCRVRAWLPQSSSKWYQAAEMTSNPVQVLVAQLGESLNRTMHTPHHGDFLSSASLLFCLSLPYICIPPFLSLTLDSSLSCSLSLSLSLSLSLSLSPSPPPYLPVFFLTSHLLTSGDVSFEVQWFQSPIRAVENGGAEPLVSMDRWGVVRKSAPDANLSADCSLERSDAHTFTLSVHGTRDADAGDYYCVATPWLLAPASGAWSKGRQLKSQPIYLSIRLALWASMRLPLLCGVGAAVAVGLLSILVGLICAQCCCRNALHTPRSTNKLMDMEMD